In Cervus elaphus chromosome 5, mCerEla1.1, whole genome shotgun sequence, the following proteins share a genomic window:
- the TRIM47 gene encoding E3 ubiquitin-protein ligase TRIM47 isoform X2 — protein MDGSGPFSCPICLEPLREPVTLPCGHNFCLACLGALWPHRGAGGAGGPGGTARCPLCQEPFPDGLQLRKNHTLSELLQLRQGSGPGPGPGPAPAPPAPAPAPEPATPSAPPSAPEPSAPCAPESWPPGEEPVRCDACPEGAALPAALSCLSCLASFCPAHLGPHERSPALRGHRLVPPLRRLEESLCPRHLRPLERYCRAERVCLCEACAAQEHRGHELVPLEQERALQEAEQPKVLSAVEDRMDELGAGIAQSRRTVALIKSAAVAERERVSRLFAEAAAVLQEFQTEVLGFIDEGEAAMLGRSQGDLRRQEEQRSRLSRARHNLSQVPEADSVSFLQELLALRLALEEGCGPGPGPPRELSFTKSSQAVRAVRAVLAAACSSQWEQLRGLGGDEDGLQKPGTEDAESQDPDSTNNLESEAPRDYFLKFAYIVDLDSDTADKFLQLFGTKGVKRVLCPINYPESPTRFTHCEQVLGEGALDRGTYYWEVEIIEGWVSVGVMAEDFSPQEPYDRGRLGRNAYSCCLQWNGRSFSVWFHGQEAPLPHPFSPTVGVCLEYADRALAFYAVRDGKMSLLRRLRASRARRSGTPASPVDPFQSRLDSHFAGLFTRRLKPAFFLESVDAHLQIGPLKKSCISVLKRR, from the exons ATGGACGGGAGTGGGCCCTTCAGCTGCCCCATCTGCCTGGAGCCGCTCCGGGAGCCGGTGACACTGCCCTGCGGCCACAACTTCTGCCTCGCCTGCCTGGGCGCGCTCTGGCCGCACCGCGGAGCGGGTGGCGCCGGCGGCCCCGGAGGCACGGCCCGCTGCCCGCTGTGCCAGGAACCCTTCCCCGACGGCCTCCAGCTCCGCAAGAACCACACGCTGTCCGAGCTGCTGCAGCTCCGCCAGGGCTCGGGCCCGGGGCCcggccccggcccggccccggccccgccggccccggccccggcccccgaGCCGGCAACACCCAGCGCGCCGCCCAGCGCCCCGGAGCCGTCGGCTCCCTGCGCGCCCGAGTCGTGGCCGCCCGGCGAGGAGCCGGTGCGCTGCGATGCGTGCCCCGAAGGCGCCGCCCTGCCCGCCGcgctctcctgcctctcctgcctcgCGTCCTTCTGCCCGGCGCACCTGGGACCGCACGAGCGCAGCCCCGCGCTGCGCGGACACCGCCTGGTGCCGCCGCTGCGCCGGCTGGAGGAGAGCCTGTGCCCGCGCCACCTGCGGCCACTCGAGCGCTACTGCCGCGCCGAGCGCGTGTGCCTGTGCGAGGCCTGCGCCGCCCAGGAGCACCGGGGCCACGAGCTCGTGCCGCTGGAGCAGGAGCGCGCGCTCCAGGAG GCCGAGCAGCCCAAAGTCCTGAGCGCTGTGGAGGACCGCATGGACGAGCTGGGCGCGGGCATCGCTCAGTCCCGGCGCACGGTGGCCCTCATCAAG AGCGCAGCCGTGGCAGAGCGGGAGAGGGTGAGCCGGCTGTTTGCCGAGGCTGCGGCCGTCCTGCAGGAGTTTCAGACGGAGGTGCTGGGCTTCATCGACGAGGGGGAGGCGGCCATGCTGGGCCGCTCCCAGGGCGACCTGCGGCGGCAGGAGGAGCAGCGGAGCCGACTCAGCAGGGCCCGCCACAACCTCAGTCAGGTCCCCGAAGCCGACTCAGTCAGCTTCCTGCAG GAGCTCCTGGCACTCAGGCTGGCCCTGGAGGAGGGGTGCGGCCCTGGGCCCGGACCCCCGAGGGAGCTCAGCTTCACCAAGTCCTCCCAGGCTGTGCGCGCCGTGCGGGCCGTCCTGGCTGCGGCCTGTTCCAGCCAGTGGGAGCAGCTGCGGGGGCTGGGCGGTGATGAAGACGGGCTGCAGAAGCCGGGCACGGAAG ACGCTGAGTCCCAGGACCCCGACAGCACCAACAACCTAGAGAGTGAGGCTCCCAGGGATTACTTCCTCAAGT TTGCCTACATCGTGGACTTGGACAGTGACACAGCCGACAAGTTCCTGCAGCTGTTTGGAACCAAGGGCGTGAAGAGGGTGCTGTGTCCTATTAACTACCCCGAGTCGCCCACCCGCTTCACCCACTGCGAGCAGGTGCTGGGTGAAGGCGCCCTGGACCGGGGCACCTACTACTGGGAGGTGGAGATCATCGAGGGCTGGGTCAGTGTGGGCGTCATGGCCGAAGACTTCTCCCCACAAGAGCCCTACGACCGGGGCCGGCTGGGCCGCAACGCCTACTCCTGCTGCCTGCAGTGGAACGGTCGCAGCTTCTCCGTCTGGTTCCACGGGCAGGAGGCACCCCTGCCGCACCCCTTCTCGCCCACCGTGGGGGTCTGCCTGGAATACGCCGACCGAGCCCTGGCCTTCTACGCCGTACGGGATGGCAAGATGAGCCTCCTACGGAGGCTGAGGGCCTCCCGGGCACGCCGGAGTGGCACGCCGGCCTCCCCCGTCGACCCCTTCCAGAGCCGCCTGGACAGCCACTTTGCAGGGCTCTTCACGCGCAGGCTCAAGCCCGCCTTCTTCCTGGAGAGTGTAGACGCCCATCTACAGATCGGGCCCCTCAAGAAGTCCTGCATATCCGTGCTGAAGAGGAGGTGA
- the TRIM47 gene encoding E3 ubiquitin-protein ligase TRIM47 isoform X1: MDGSGPFSCPICLEPLREPVTLPCGHNFCLACLGALWPHRGAGGAGGPGGTARCPLCQEPFPDGLQLRKNHTLSELLQLRQGSGPGPGPGPAPAPPAPAPAPEPATPSAPPSAPEPSAPCAPESWPPGEEPVRCDACPEGAALPAALSCLSCLASFCPAHLGPHERSPALRGHRLVPPLRRLEESLCPRHLRPLERYCRAERVCLCEACAAQEHRGHELVPLEQERALQEAEQPKVLSAVEDRMDELGAGIAQSRRTVALIKSAAVAERERVSRLFAEAAAVLQEFQTEVLGFIDEGEAAMLGRSQGDLRRQEEQRSRLSRARHNLSQVPEADSVSFLQELLALRLALEEGCGPGPGPPRELSFTKSSQAVRAVRAVLAAACSSQWEQLRGLGGDEDGLQKPGTEADAESQDPDSTNNLESEAPRDYFLKFAYIVDLDSDTADKFLQLFGTKGVKRVLCPINYPESPTRFTHCEQVLGEGALDRGTYYWEVEIIEGWVSVGVMAEDFSPQEPYDRGRLGRNAYSCCLQWNGRSFSVWFHGQEAPLPHPFSPTVGVCLEYADRALAFYAVRDGKMSLLRRLRASRARRSGTPASPVDPFQSRLDSHFAGLFTRRLKPAFFLESVDAHLQIGPLKKSCISVLKRR; this comes from the exons ATGGACGGGAGTGGGCCCTTCAGCTGCCCCATCTGCCTGGAGCCGCTCCGGGAGCCGGTGACACTGCCCTGCGGCCACAACTTCTGCCTCGCCTGCCTGGGCGCGCTCTGGCCGCACCGCGGAGCGGGTGGCGCCGGCGGCCCCGGAGGCACGGCCCGCTGCCCGCTGTGCCAGGAACCCTTCCCCGACGGCCTCCAGCTCCGCAAGAACCACACGCTGTCCGAGCTGCTGCAGCTCCGCCAGGGCTCGGGCCCGGGGCCcggccccggcccggccccggccccgccggccccggccccggcccccgaGCCGGCAACACCCAGCGCGCCGCCCAGCGCCCCGGAGCCGTCGGCTCCCTGCGCGCCCGAGTCGTGGCCGCCCGGCGAGGAGCCGGTGCGCTGCGATGCGTGCCCCGAAGGCGCCGCCCTGCCCGCCGcgctctcctgcctctcctgcctcgCGTCCTTCTGCCCGGCGCACCTGGGACCGCACGAGCGCAGCCCCGCGCTGCGCGGACACCGCCTGGTGCCGCCGCTGCGCCGGCTGGAGGAGAGCCTGTGCCCGCGCCACCTGCGGCCACTCGAGCGCTACTGCCGCGCCGAGCGCGTGTGCCTGTGCGAGGCCTGCGCCGCCCAGGAGCACCGGGGCCACGAGCTCGTGCCGCTGGAGCAGGAGCGCGCGCTCCAGGAG GCCGAGCAGCCCAAAGTCCTGAGCGCTGTGGAGGACCGCATGGACGAGCTGGGCGCGGGCATCGCTCAGTCCCGGCGCACGGTGGCCCTCATCAAG AGCGCAGCCGTGGCAGAGCGGGAGAGGGTGAGCCGGCTGTTTGCCGAGGCTGCGGCCGTCCTGCAGGAGTTTCAGACGGAGGTGCTGGGCTTCATCGACGAGGGGGAGGCGGCCATGCTGGGCCGCTCCCAGGGCGACCTGCGGCGGCAGGAGGAGCAGCGGAGCCGACTCAGCAGGGCCCGCCACAACCTCAGTCAGGTCCCCGAAGCCGACTCAGTCAGCTTCCTGCAG GAGCTCCTGGCACTCAGGCTGGCCCTGGAGGAGGGGTGCGGCCCTGGGCCCGGACCCCCGAGGGAGCTCAGCTTCACCAAGTCCTCCCAGGCTGTGCGCGCCGTGCGGGCCGTCCTGGCTGCGGCCTGTTCCAGCCAGTGGGAGCAGCTGCGGGGGCTGGGCGGTGATGAAGACGGGCTGCAGAAGCCGGGCACGGAAG CAGACGCTGAGTCCCAGGACCCCGACAGCACCAACAACCTAGAGAGTGAGGCTCCCAGGGATTACTTCCTCAAGT TTGCCTACATCGTGGACTTGGACAGTGACACAGCCGACAAGTTCCTGCAGCTGTTTGGAACCAAGGGCGTGAAGAGGGTGCTGTGTCCTATTAACTACCCCGAGTCGCCCACCCGCTTCACCCACTGCGAGCAGGTGCTGGGTGAAGGCGCCCTGGACCGGGGCACCTACTACTGGGAGGTGGAGATCATCGAGGGCTGGGTCAGTGTGGGCGTCATGGCCGAAGACTTCTCCCCACAAGAGCCCTACGACCGGGGCCGGCTGGGCCGCAACGCCTACTCCTGCTGCCTGCAGTGGAACGGTCGCAGCTTCTCCGTCTGGTTCCACGGGCAGGAGGCACCCCTGCCGCACCCCTTCTCGCCCACCGTGGGGGTCTGCCTGGAATACGCCGACCGAGCCCTGGCCTTCTACGCCGTACGGGATGGCAAGATGAGCCTCCTACGGAGGCTGAGGGCCTCCCGGGCACGCCGGAGTGGCACGCCGGCCTCCCCCGTCGACCCCTTCCAGAGCCGCCTGGACAGCCACTTTGCAGGGCTCTTCACGCGCAGGCTCAAGCCCGCCTTCTTCCTGGAGAGTGTAGACGCCCATCTACAGATCGGGCCCCTCAAGAAGTCCTGCATATCCGTGCTGAAGAGGAGGTGA